From Lolium perenne isolate Kyuss_39 chromosome 5, Kyuss_2.0, whole genome shotgun sequence, a single genomic window includes:
- the LOC127326298 gene encoding uncharacterized protein isoform X3, which translates to MFFAEKIRRMLCFEYMCNGSLDNFIYDESNACNWHTRYAIIKGICEGLEYLHEKLKPDPMFHLDLKPANVLLDENMSPKIADFGVSRLFLEEKTGKTNSNLGTLGYIPPEYINGGLISTKFDIFSLGVLVIKIMMGQEAYFTIDEMSSQEFADLVHMNWMSRLQGPHAYSIQTRSCIEIALSCVEKDRRKRPSIGAIVSNLNQTEYGIQIFEALKNGLDHQLCPCICNENEMLHNLESKSISYPLHVTDNNGRVHEATITTAGNTPTFQQPVKPRIKIIDTMESSGYNTAIDTHSTKPWILVGCNNGNIFIWNHRNQTKVMTFQAKTGLLTFGGKEIIRAAKFVEPLMGFVAGDDQGYIHVYSYITMEKLQKFRGHAERVTSLAVHPSEPLVLSASWDELIKLWNWEAGWQCIRTFQGHSNCVVQAKFNPQTAGNTFASCSLHSTIKFWNMDSPTPVASFVCDQGFALALDYFCPGGALQYLVTHSAFRGSAQIWDLQSNTCIKLINGLQKWGCNIAVVEGPSGRPILLTVSEDHTVAFCNSTTHRYENRVNFNMGRVKGFACIKMTKSLAIACDEGIAIMEID; encoded by the exons ATGTTTTTTGCTGAAAAGATTAGGAGGATGCTGTGCTTCGAGTATATGTGCAACGGAAGCCTTGATAATTTTATTTATG ATGAATCTAATGCATGTAATTGGCATACACGCTATGCAATAATTAAGGGGATATGCGAGGGCTTGGAATACCTTCATGAGAAATTAAAACCTGATCCAATGTTTCATTTAGATTTAAAACCAGCCAATGTATTGTTGGACGAGAACATGTCACCAAAAATCGCAGATTTCGGCGTGTCAAGGCTGTTTTTGGAAGAAAAAACAGGAAAGACAAACAGTAATCTAGGAACACT TGGGTACATACCACCAGAGTACATAAACGGAGGTTTGATCTCAACTAAGTTTGATATATTCAGCTTGGGTGTCCTGGTCATAAAGATAATGATGGGACAAGAAGCCTACTTCACAATTGATGAAATGTCTTCCCAAGAGTTTGCTGATCTC GTACACATGAACTGGATGAGTAGGCTACAAGGGCCACATGCGTATTCTATACAAACAAGGAGTTGCATCGAAATAGCTCTAAGTTGTGTTGAGAAAGATCGACGCAAAAGGCCAAGTATTGGTGCAATCGTCAGTAATCTAAATCAGACAGAGTATGGAATCCAGATTTTTGAGGCACTAAAAAATGGCTTGGACCACCAG TTGTGCCCTTGCATTTGCAATGAGAATGAGATGCTGCATAACCTGGAAAGCAAATCGATCTCTTACCCACTCCATGTAACTGACAATAATGGTAGGGTGCACGAAGCAACAATAACGACTGCTGGTAACACGCCAACCTTTCAG CAGCCGGTTAAACCGAGAATCAAG ATCATAGACACCATGGAGAGTTCGGGATACAATACTGCAATAGATACACATTCAACAAAGCCCTG GATATTGGTTGGTTGTAACAATGGAAATATCTTTATTTGGAACCATCGAAACCAG ACAAAAGTGATGACATTCCAAGCTAAAACAGGACTGCTGACATTCGGAGGTAAAGAAATCATTCGGGCAGCTAAATTCGTTGAGCCGTTAATGGGTTTTGTGGCCGGCGATGATCAAGGATACATCCACGTGTACTCATACATAACAATGGAGAAGCTGCAGAAGTTTAGAGGTCACGCGGAACGCGTCACCTCACTGGCGGTTCACCCTAGTGAGCCATTAGTGCTCTCGGCATCTTGGGACGAGCTGATCAAACTTTGGAACTGGGAGGCTGGCTGGCAGTGCATAAGGACATTCCAAGGACACTCAAACTGTGTGGTTCAAGCCAAGTTCAACCCGCAGACTGCGGGAAACACTTTTGCTAGTTGTTCACTTCACTCCACGATAAAG TTTTGGAACATGGATTCTCCTACTCCCGTCGCCTCATTCGTGTGCGATCAAGGATTTGCTTTGGCTCTTGATTATTTCTGCCCGGGCGGGGCTTTGCAGTATTTGGTTACACACAGTGCGTTCAGGGGGAGTGCACAG ATCTGGGATTTGCAATCAAATACATGTATCAAACTTATCAACGGACTCCAAAAATGGGGCTGTAATATTGCTGTGGTTGAAGGTCCCTCGGGTCGTCCGATTCTGCTTACAGTGTCAGAGGACCACACTGTTGCTTTTTGTAACTCAACAACTCACAG GTATGAGAATAGGGTTAATTTTAATATGGGACGTGTCAAGGGCTTCGCATGCATTAAAATGACTAAAAG CCTCGCCATCGCGTGTGACGAGGGAATTGCAATCATGGAAATCGATTAA
- the LOC127326298 gene encoding uncharacterized protein isoform X2 gives MDNATGVPKLMSLELLEEITDGFSKHRKLGGGAYGDVYLGEHKDGVKIAVKVLKDVLDLDDEQFEKEYRNLAILEHKNVVRLVGSCNETKGEHVSLNGRMFFAEKIRRMLCFEYMCNGSLDNFIYDESNACNWHTRYAIIKGICEGLEYLHEKLKPDPMFHLDLKPANVLLDENMSPKIADFGVSRLFLEEKTGKTNSNLGTLGYIPPEYINGGLISTKFDIFSLGVLVIKIMMGQEAYFTIDEMSSQEFADLVHMNWMSRLQGPHAYSIQTRSCIEIALSCVEKDRRKRPSIGAIVSNLNQTEYGIQIFEALKNGLDHQLCPCICNENEMLHNLESKSISYPLHVTDNNGRVHEATITTAGNTPTFQPVKPRIKIIDTMESSGYNTAIDTHSTKPWILVGCNNGNIFIWNHRNQTKVMTFQAKTGLLTFGGKEIIRAAKFVEPLMGFVAGDDQGYIHVYSYITMEKLQKFRGHAERVTSLAVHPSEPLVLSASWDELIKLWNWEAGWQCIRTFQGHSNCVVQAKFNPQTAGNTFASCSLHSTIKFWNMDSPTPVASFVCDQGFALALDYFCPGGALQYLVTHSAFRGSAQIWDLQSNTCIKLINGLQKWGCNIAVVEGPSGRPILLTVSEDHTVAFCNSTTHRYENRVNFNMGRVKGFACIKMTKSLAIACDEGIAIMEID, from the exons ATGGACAACGCCACGGGGGTTCCCAAGCTTATGTCCCTCGAGCTATTAGAAGAAATTACAGATGGTTTCTCTAAGCACCGAAAACTTGGAGGGGGTGCATATGGAGATGTTTATCTG GGAGAGCATAAAGATGGAGTAAAGATTGCTGTGAAGGTGCTTAAAGACGTCTTAGACTTGGACGATGAGCAATTTGAAAAGGAGTATCGCAACCTTGCAATTCTAGAGCACAAAAATGTTGTCCGGTTAGTTGGCTCTTGCAATGAAACCAAGGGAGAACATGTATCTCTTAATGGAAGGATGTTTTTTGCTGAAAAGATTAGGAGGATGCTGTGCTTCGAGTATATGTGCAACGGAAGCCTTGATAATTTTATTTATG ATGAATCTAATGCATGTAATTGGCATACACGCTATGCAATAATTAAGGGGATATGCGAGGGCTTGGAATACCTTCATGAGAAATTAAAACCTGATCCAATGTTTCATTTAGATTTAAAACCAGCCAATGTATTGTTGGACGAGAACATGTCACCAAAAATCGCAGATTTCGGCGTGTCAAGGCTGTTTTTGGAAGAAAAAACAGGAAAGACAAACAGTAATCTAGGAACACT TGGGTACATACCACCAGAGTACATAAACGGAGGTTTGATCTCAACTAAGTTTGATATATTCAGCTTGGGTGTCCTGGTCATAAAGATAATGATGGGACAAGAAGCCTACTTCACAATTGATGAAATGTCTTCCCAAGAGTTTGCTGATCTC GTACACATGAACTGGATGAGTAGGCTACAAGGGCCACATGCGTATTCTATACAAACAAGGAGTTGCATCGAAATAGCTCTAAGTTGTGTTGAGAAAGATCGACGCAAAAGGCCAAGTATTGGTGCAATCGTCAGTAATCTAAATCAGACAGAGTATGGAATCCAGATTTTTGAGGCACTAAAAAATGGCTTGGACCACCAG TTGTGCCCTTGCATTTGCAATGAGAATGAGATGCTGCATAACCTGGAAAGCAAATCGATCTCTTACCCACTCCATGTAACTGACAATAATGGTAGGGTGCACGAAGCAACAATAACGACTGCTGGTAACACGCCAACCTTTCAG CCGGTTAAACCGAGAATCAAG ATCATAGACACCATGGAGAGTTCGGGATACAATACTGCAATAGATACACATTCAACAAAGCCCTG GATATTGGTTGGTTGTAACAATGGAAATATCTTTATTTGGAACCATCGAAACCAG ACAAAAGTGATGACATTCCAAGCTAAAACAGGACTGCTGACATTCGGAGGTAAAGAAATCATTCGGGCAGCTAAATTCGTTGAGCCGTTAATGGGTTTTGTGGCCGGCGATGATCAAGGATACATCCACGTGTACTCATACATAACAATGGAGAAGCTGCAGAAGTTTAGAGGTCACGCGGAACGCGTCACCTCACTGGCGGTTCACCCTAGTGAGCCATTAGTGCTCTCGGCATCTTGGGACGAGCTGATCAAACTTTGGAACTGGGAGGCTGGCTGGCAGTGCATAAGGACATTCCAAGGACACTCAAACTGTGTGGTTCAAGCCAAGTTCAACCCGCAGACTGCGGGAAACACTTTTGCTAGTTGTTCACTTCACTCCACGATAAAG TTTTGGAACATGGATTCTCCTACTCCCGTCGCCTCATTCGTGTGCGATCAAGGATTTGCTTTGGCTCTTGATTATTTCTGCCCGGGCGGGGCTTTGCAGTATTTGGTTACACACAGTGCGTTCAGGGGGAGTGCACAG ATCTGGGATTTGCAATCAAATACATGTATCAAACTTATCAACGGACTCCAAAAATGGGGCTGTAATATTGCTGTGGTTGAAGGTCCCTCGGGTCGTCCGATTCTGCTTACAGTGTCAGAGGACCACACTGTTGCTTTTTGTAACTCAACAACTCACAG GTATGAGAATAGGGTTAATTTTAATATGGGACGTGTCAAGGGCTTCGCATGCATTAAAATGACTAAAAG CCTCGCCATCGCGTGTGACGAGGGAATTGCAATCATGGAAATCGATTAA
- the LOC127326298 gene encoding uncharacterized protein isoform X1 codes for MDNATGVPKLMSLELLEEITDGFSKHRKLGGGAYGDVYLGEHKDGVKIAVKVLKDVLDLDDEQFEKEYRNLAILEHKNVVRLVGSCNETKGEHVSLNGRMFFAEKIRRMLCFEYMCNGSLDNFIYDESNACNWHTRYAIIKGICEGLEYLHEKLKPDPMFHLDLKPANVLLDENMSPKIADFGVSRLFLEEKTGKTNSNLGTLGYIPPEYINGGLISTKFDIFSLGVLVIKIMMGQEAYFTIDEMSSQEFADLVHMNWMSRLQGPHAYSIQTRSCIEIALSCVEKDRRKRPSIGAIVSNLNQTEYGIQIFEALKNGLDHQLCPCICNENEMLHNLESKSISYPLHVTDNNGRVHEATITTAGNTPTFQQPVKPRIKIIDTMESSGYNTAIDTHSTKPWILVGCNNGNIFIWNHRNQTKVMTFQAKTGLLTFGGKEIIRAAKFVEPLMGFVAGDDQGYIHVYSYITMEKLQKFRGHAERVTSLAVHPSEPLVLSASWDELIKLWNWEAGWQCIRTFQGHSNCVVQAKFNPQTAGNTFASCSLHSTIKFWNMDSPTPVASFVCDQGFALALDYFCPGGALQYLVTHSAFRGSAQIWDLQSNTCIKLINGLQKWGCNIAVVEGPSGRPILLTVSEDHTVAFCNSTTHRYENRVNFNMGRVKGFACIKMTKSLAIACDEGIAIMEID; via the exons ATGGACAACGCCACGGGGGTTCCCAAGCTTATGTCCCTCGAGCTATTAGAAGAAATTACAGATGGTTTCTCTAAGCACCGAAAACTTGGAGGGGGTGCATATGGAGATGTTTATCTG GGAGAGCATAAAGATGGAGTAAAGATTGCTGTGAAGGTGCTTAAAGACGTCTTAGACTTGGACGATGAGCAATTTGAAAAGGAGTATCGCAACCTTGCAATTCTAGAGCACAAAAATGTTGTCCGGTTAGTTGGCTCTTGCAATGAAACCAAGGGAGAACATGTATCTCTTAATGGAAGGATGTTTTTTGCTGAAAAGATTAGGAGGATGCTGTGCTTCGAGTATATGTGCAACGGAAGCCTTGATAATTTTATTTATG ATGAATCTAATGCATGTAATTGGCATACACGCTATGCAATAATTAAGGGGATATGCGAGGGCTTGGAATACCTTCATGAGAAATTAAAACCTGATCCAATGTTTCATTTAGATTTAAAACCAGCCAATGTATTGTTGGACGAGAACATGTCACCAAAAATCGCAGATTTCGGCGTGTCAAGGCTGTTTTTGGAAGAAAAAACAGGAAAGACAAACAGTAATCTAGGAACACT TGGGTACATACCACCAGAGTACATAAACGGAGGTTTGATCTCAACTAAGTTTGATATATTCAGCTTGGGTGTCCTGGTCATAAAGATAATGATGGGACAAGAAGCCTACTTCACAATTGATGAAATGTCTTCCCAAGAGTTTGCTGATCTC GTACACATGAACTGGATGAGTAGGCTACAAGGGCCACATGCGTATTCTATACAAACAAGGAGTTGCATCGAAATAGCTCTAAGTTGTGTTGAGAAAGATCGACGCAAAAGGCCAAGTATTGGTGCAATCGTCAGTAATCTAAATCAGACAGAGTATGGAATCCAGATTTTTGAGGCACTAAAAAATGGCTTGGACCACCAG TTGTGCCCTTGCATTTGCAATGAGAATGAGATGCTGCATAACCTGGAAAGCAAATCGATCTCTTACCCACTCCATGTAACTGACAATAATGGTAGGGTGCACGAAGCAACAATAACGACTGCTGGTAACACGCCAACCTTTCAG CAGCCGGTTAAACCGAGAATCAAG ATCATAGACACCATGGAGAGTTCGGGATACAATACTGCAATAGATACACATTCAACAAAGCCCTG GATATTGGTTGGTTGTAACAATGGAAATATCTTTATTTGGAACCATCGAAACCAG ACAAAAGTGATGACATTCCAAGCTAAAACAGGACTGCTGACATTCGGAGGTAAAGAAATCATTCGGGCAGCTAAATTCGTTGAGCCGTTAATGGGTTTTGTGGCCGGCGATGATCAAGGATACATCCACGTGTACTCATACATAACAATGGAGAAGCTGCAGAAGTTTAGAGGTCACGCGGAACGCGTCACCTCACTGGCGGTTCACCCTAGTGAGCCATTAGTGCTCTCGGCATCTTGGGACGAGCTGATCAAACTTTGGAACTGGGAGGCTGGCTGGCAGTGCATAAGGACATTCCAAGGACACTCAAACTGTGTGGTTCAAGCCAAGTTCAACCCGCAGACTGCGGGAAACACTTTTGCTAGTTGTTCACTTCACTCCACGATAAAG TTTTGGAACATGGATTCTCCTACTCCCGTCGCCTCATTCGTGTGCGATCAAGGATTTGCTTTGGCTCTTGATTATTTCTGCCCGGGCGGGGCTTTGCAGTATTTGGTTACACACAGTGCGTTCAGGGGGAGTGCACAG ATCTGGGATTTGCAATCAAATACATGTATCAAACTTATCAACGGACTCCAAAAATGGGGCTGTAATATTGCTGTGGTTGAAGGTCCCTCGGGTCGTCCGATTCTGCTTACAGTGTCAGAGGACCACACTGTTGCTTTTTGTAACTCAACAACTCACAG GTATGAGAATAGGGTTAATTTTAATATGGGACGTGTCAAGGGCTTCGCATGCATTAAAATGACTAAAAG CCTCGCCATCGCGTGTGACGAGGGAATTGCAATCATGGAAATCGATTAA